DNA from Candidatus Zixiibacteriota bacterium:
AATCGCAAGTCCATTGCCTTCCGGTCGATTCTTCGCAGCTCTCTCTGCATCCCTCCCGAACCTGAGAATGTCTTCCAGTGACTCAAGGAAGTGGCAGATTGCTACGCCGATAGAAAGCGTCGGCCTGCCATCCGCCATCACTTCAAACTCCGACAAGGTCCTACCAAAGGCTTCGTGCAACCTTTCGGCGCACTGAATCACCTGGTCAACCGGAACGAAACCAAGCACGTCGTCGCCACCCGTGTATACCGTGAATCCCTGGCACTCCGCCACGACCTTCTTAGCTTCAGAGGCAAATCCGGACAATGCCTGCGAGAACCGGATATTCATGCCTTCATCTTCGAAGCTGGAAATCAACTTGCCCATCTTGTCGCCGTCGGCAACCAGAACCGCCAGGTACGGATTAGGCTCGCCAAAGCTAAACCCATCATCATGTGTGCTCTGCAATTTGCTCAGGAGGGTCTTGATCTGTTCGAGTGAGTTCACGTCTTTCTGCGAAAGGCCAATCTCACCGTATGACCACTTGTGGGGATCCGAATCTCCGCGAGTCGCGTCGGCAATGAGGCTACCAAGTCGACCCCGGTAAAGGACCTCTCCGTCAAAAGGAAAGGCTGAATCACGGTAGTATTCGCCTGATCCTGTAGAGAAACTGGAGCGCCGGCAGAGATCTGCGATCTCTTTCAGCACCTGCTCCGCTCCACCTCCGTCCCGTTCAATGCCTCGTATCCATGGATCGGCCGCGACGCGAGAAACCGACGGGAACGGTTTTTTTATCGCCGCGCGTTTCGTGAACGCCACGGCATCCAGTTCCTCGCCAACCGAGAGACGAAGACGTTGCATCAACTCCGGTTGCTCCTGAAGCACTTTTCGACGAAGATTGCGGGTCTCTTCGCGTGTCCTTGCGCAGGCAAGCACGGATTCACGAGCGCCATCTAATGATGATTTCGGAATACCTGCGTGGCCTTTCGCGGGGAGAAAGTCACGACACGCCTTTCTTCCCGCCAGCAGCCTCATAACATTGGTGCGGGCGGTCCTGTAGTCGTTATCAGAGAGTGGACACCATGCCGCATAAAACTCAAGTACGTCGTCAACCTGCTCCCCCCATAGGTTCTCGGAGATAAGTTTGCGTCCGTTCTGCAACGCCTGATCGGCGTACATCTTCCAGCACCGTTGCGCCTCGGTCAGGGCAGACTCAGCGATATCTCCCGGAGAGACGCGGGGGTCGAGCCTGGCAAGGATGATGTTTGAGACATTAAACGCACTCTCGGCCTGCAAGTCGGTACCAGTCTGCGGCGCGGGAAAGATCAACTGGCCCCCGTAGTCGTGCACACACCGGGCGACTGACTTGCTGATTTCAGACAAAATGAAGGAACCAAACCAGAGGTCCCGTGTCCGTCGAGCGGCCGCGATGAAGCCTTGCACCGGACCCAACGACAGTGCGAGCAGCGTTGGCATCAGATCTTCACCTCGCGATAACCGCGCCGCTTGGCAAAGGCAACGAAACTCTCGACAGCGGAACCTTTCGCGTCATTGGGCGGCCGATAATCAAAGGCCAATCCCAACGGCGACGATTCATATGTTAGAAGCTCCTTGCTGCATATCTTGTCCTCCGGGATAGTTACCCCCTCCACAAGGTCGGCTTTCCCCGGCGCGAGGTATGCCGAAGTGAGAGGGGGAGTGGACAATGCCAACACAAATATGCCGGATTGATTTCCGGCAAAACGCATTGGTCGCAAGATCAATGGGCTCGCGAGCCGGTCCTGCGAAGCCGAATACTGCAAAGTTGGCTTCAGGTTGATACCACCGCCTACATGCTCGTCCCGGATTTCGATGATTATAGGCAGACCAAACTCGGCTCTCGGAAAAAATCCGGAAGGGATTCGCGCGTCCTCGGGATGAAACGCCGGAGCATCGTCCATTTCACGTTGTCTCATAACCAAGTCGCGCACTGACTCCGGCTCCGGCCATCTTGTGCGACCGAGTTTCCTTGGATTGAGACGATCACTCCCTTCATCACGTCCGACATCCTTGCCTTGTCTGAACTCCTGCAGCAGCCCCACGGCCGACTCCCATCCATCCCGCTCCGCGTTGTCATTCACAAGAAGAGTCTTACCAATTACCGGCCATCCGGCTGACTCGCCCGTGACCCGAAATTCAAAAGACTTCTGCGCGTTCGCAATCCAGGTGTCAAGGGCGTTCGCTGATTCGGGTGCGTACTCAGCGCAGTAGAGAGCTCCGCATCCGCGTCTTGTACGTGCCCCTATTCCGCCGAAATTCACCCACCCCCACAGCGCGGCTTCCACGTCCTTTTGAAGACCCTCCGGATACGTGATTGTGAGGTCGAACTCGAGGCCGGTCACGTCATTCGCCGGGGGCGGATCGCCATTGTATTTGCCCTTGAAGGGGAACAGCGCATATCGGGGAAGTCCGTCTCTGAATCTTGGCTCCTTCGATCCGTGCGAATACGTGGCGCACGGCTGCAAGGTCCCTTTTTTTGTTACCTTCACTGAGACACCAACCGGGCTGCCGGTTTTGGTGCTGCCCCATATGTCGTTTTCGCGGGCTCTCAGTTCGGCAACAGACTGAAAACGGCTGCCCCGTGTGGCGCGCCACCAGAAACGCAGGTGTCCTCGCACAGTCGTTCCGCGAACCGGCGTGATTGAGTCAGGGCGACCCGGCTCCACTCCCCCGCCATACATCGGCGTTATGACCTGAATGTGCCACGTGCGCAGCGTGCGGCCGGGGTACGGGTTTATGTTCTTGCCAATAGGCAGGTCCGGGCACGTGCTGATTATTCGTTTCAAAGGTGCGTTCTCTCCCACCCAAGAGATGTCGAGTGAATCTGGTTTGATAGGTAGACAATTCCCGCGCGCCCGTCAAGCGAAAAGTGTCTGCAGGAAGCGGCCGGGCGGAGATTTGGTATTCGCCC
Protein-coding regions in this window:
- the cas10 gene encoding type III-B CRISPR-associated protein Cas10/Cmr2 is translated as MPTLLALSLGPVQGFIAAARRTRDLWFGSFILSEISKSVARCVHDYGGQLIFPAPQTGTDLQAESAFNVSNIILARLDPRVSPGDIAESALTEAQRCWKMYADQALQNGRKLISENLWGEQVDDVLEFYAAWCPLSDNDYRTARTNVMRLLAGRKACRDFLPAKGHAGIPKSSLDGARESVLACARTREETRNLRRKVLQEQPELMQRLRLSVGEELDAVAFTKRAAIKKPFPSVSRVAADPWIRGIERDGGGAEQVLKEIADLCRRSSFSTGSGEYYRDSAFPFDGEVLYRGRLGSLIADATRGDSDPHKWSYGEIGLSQKDVNSLEQIKTLLSKLQSTHDDGFSFGEPNPYLAVLVADGDKMGKLISSFEDEGMNIRFSQALSGFASEAKKVVAECQGFTVYTGGDDVLGFVPVDQVIQCAERLHEAFGRTLSEFEVMADGRPTLSIGVAICHFLESLEDILRFGRDAERAAKNRPEGNGLAIHLYPRSGAPILFRDNWSNEPAARMERWISMLREGLLSDRTAYDLRDMAVDYAGWPTTPETTDAIKKDLQRLLKRKSSRGNETVLESVANDVSIALTRVHSAKSGLHDGFHLGIMGLAQEWLIARSMARAYDQAAGQGAIVAAGGPA
- the cmr1 gene encoding type III-B CRISPR module RAMP protein Cmr1 encodes the protein MGENAPLKRIISTCPDLPIGKNINPYPGRTLRTWHIQVITPMYGGGVEPGRPDSITPVRGTTVRGHLRFWWRATRGSRFQSVAELRARENDIWGSTKTGSPVGVSVKVTKKGTLQPCATYSHGSKEPRFRDGLPRYALFPFKGKYNGDPPPANDVTGLEFDLTITYPEGLQKDVEAALWGWVNFGGIGARTRRGCGALYCAEYAPESANALDTWIANAQKSFEFRVTGESAGWPVIGKTLLVNDNAERDGWESAVGLLQEFRQGKDVGRDEGSDRLNPRKLGRTRWPEPESVRDLVMRQREMDDAPAFHPEDARIPSGFFPRAEFGLPIIIEIRDEHVGGGINLKPTLQYSASQDRLASPLILRPMRFAGNQSGIFVLALSTPPLTSAYLAPGKADLVEGVTIPEDKICSKELLTYESSPLGLAFDYRPPNDAKGSAVESFVAFAKRRGYREVKI